A single genomic interval of halophilic archaeon DL31 harbors:
- a CDS encoding hypothetical protein (KEGG: htu:Htur_0236 hypothetical protein) → MGEIEAETLLPSPRMRENATTGEVEQLHRGQRYAEEGDTFDIDGETFEVVEVSERTLGDMTDEDARKEGARNLEHYKQILEQAHDNFEWDDDADIYRHRFEKR, encoded by the coding sequence ATGGGAGAAATCGAAGCGGAGACGCTGCTGCCCAGCCCCCGGATGCGGGAGAACGCAACGACCGGTGAGGTCGAACAGCTCCACCGCGGCCAGCGCTACGCCGAGGAGGGTGATACGTTCGATATCGACGGGGAAACGTTCGAAGTGGTCGAGGTGTCTGAACGGACGCTCGGCGACATGACCGATGAGGACGCCCGAAAGGAGGGCGCACGCAACCTCGAACACTACAAGCAGATTCTCGAGCAGGCCCACGACAACTTCGAGTGGGACGACGACGCCGATATCTACCGCCACCGGTTTGAGAAGCGCTGA
- a CDS encoding Amidohydrolase 3 (PFAM: Amidohydrolase 3~KEGG: htu:Htur_0535 amidohydrolase 3) → MAAWPRLVTEIPSNVTRPTPITSILTGGPFPGFNHVHTHVFSVGIGILETDLSAAENRQDALGLLAENAETTPAGEWVLGFSYDESTWPTGGREYLTTDELDSVSEDHPVAAIRVDGHSASLNSRALETVDFSGVEDDVRTESGEETGVVVEDGTGRVRAASYPDVPKAREALNAAILRYHELGVTSIQTVAGLTRVRDHGYVQQEALFAHWREDELNLWTTFYTPQWQAESLSDLEIASGFGDEWLRVGGLKTFSDGSVGSRTAKTHRAYDDGGHGEMVNDREQLREWFAYAARTNQQIATHAIGGEAIDIVLDSDPYAHSAVLDDIDVELTVLGADVVYQG, encoded by the coding sequence ATGGCCGCGTGGCCGCGGTTGGTGACCGAGATACCGTCGAACGTGACGCGACCGACCCCGATCACGTCGATCTTGACGGGCGGACCGTTCCCGGGGTTCAACCACGTCCACACCCACGTCTTCTCGGTTGGTATCGGTATCCTTGAGACTGACCTCTCTGCAGCGGAGAACCGGCAAGACGCACTCGGTCTGCTCGCAGAGAACGCCGAAACGACGCCCGCCGGCGAGTGGGTGCTGGGGTTTAGCTACGACGAGAGCACCTGGCCGACGGGCGGGCGGGAGTATCTCACAACGGACGAACTCGATAGCGTCTCCGAGGACCACCCGGTCGCCGCGATCCGCGTCGACGGTCACTCCGCGAGTCTCAACAGTCGCGCGCTGGAGACGGTCGACTTCTCGGGCGTCGAAGACGACGTGCGCACCGAGAGCGGCGAGGAGACGGGTGTCGTTGTCGAGGACGGGACGGGGCGAGTGCGTGCAGCGTCATACCCGGATGTACCGAAGGCCCGCGAGGCGCTCAACGCGGCCATCTTGCGCTACCACGAGCTCGGGGTCACCTCCATCCAGACGGTCGCGGGACTCACGCGGGTCAGGGATCACGGCTACGTGCAGCAGGAGGCGCTGTTTGCCCACTGGCGCGAGGATGAGCTGAATCTCTGGACCACGTTCTACACGCCACAGTGGCAGGCCGAATCGCTCTCGGACCTAGAAATCGCCTCTGGCTTCGGCGACGAGTGGCTGCGGGTCGGTGGGCTCAAGACGTTTTCGGACGGTTCGGTCGGCTCCCGAACTGCAAAGACCCACCGAGCCTACGACGACGGCGGCCACGGCGAGATGGTCAATGACCGCGAACAGCTCCGGGAGTGGTTCGCCTACGCGGCCCGCACGAACCAACAGATCGCGACCCACGCCATCGGCGGCGAAGCCATCGACATCGTGCTCGATTCGGACCCGTACGCTCACTCGGCTGTGCTGGACGATATCGACGTCGAGCTGACGGTGCTCGGCGCCGACGTGGTGTACCAGGGCTGA
- a CDS encoding hypothetical protein (KEGG: hvo:HVO_0056 hypothetical protein), with protein sequence MAEPTEETDERVDERPSDAEKTGWAATLQEQELVADERREAGWEVLTVQAGDTAPEPPDAGDTDRFGLVYVIPGDEADEFAALLEGTEINEFEAYRRTVGTTCFLLTELRDTANERCVLVAGAYELGDAEALADHAAEVGHLFSRFQRLDGSVVAAVRHESYEKLLPPLLTE encoded by the coding sequence ATGGCTGAACCGACCGAAGAAACGGACGAACGAGTCGACGAGCGACCGAGCGACGCAGAGAAGACCGGGTGGGCCGCCACACTTCAGGAGCAGGAGCTCGTGGCCGACGAGCGACGCGAGGCCGGGTGGGAGGTACTGACCGTTCAGGCGGGCGACACCGCTCCGGAGCCACCGGACGCCGGCGACACCGACCGCTTCGGGCTCGTCTACGTCATTCCGGGTGACGAGGCCGACGAGTTCGCCGCACTCCTCGAGGGCACCGAGATCAACGAGTTCGAGGCCTACCGCCGAACCGTCGGCACGACCTGTTTCCTCCTCACCGAACTCCGGGATACCGCGAACGAGCGCTGTGTGCTCGTCGCCGGCGCGTACGAGCTGGGCGACGCCGAGGCGCTCGCCGACCACGCCGCCGAGGTCGGTCACCTGTTCAGCCGGTTCCAGCGCCTCGACGGCTCCGTCGTCGCCGCCGTGCGCCACGAGTCCTACGAGAAGCTCCTGCCGCCGTTGCTGACCGAGTAG
- a CDS encoding hypothetical protein (KEGG: hma:rrnAC3294 hypothetical protein): MHADIDGDAETRFGLWTFRLLDLAVYVIAVTALCYLPLFAVAALAAGPGLIVYVGFVVGFLMFGYAIYVLWPSPPWQAEVTDEGELEIERNDEKPTLGSREETPLQRALQRLPPLNMTERPATDRLSRGLKLLVASLAVLAVSYLTETLLV; this comes from the coding sequence ATGCACGCCGACATCGACGGCGACGCCGAGACGCGGTTCGGCCTCTGGACGTTCCGGCTGCTCGACCTCGCCGTCTACGTCATCGCCGTGACAGCCCTCTGCTACCTACCGCTGTTCGCCGTCGCGGCGCTGGCTGCCGGCCCGGGGCTGATCGTCTACGTTGGCTTCGTCGTCGGCTTCCTGATGTTCGGCTACGCCATCTACGTGCTCTGGCCGAGCCCGCCGTGGCAGGCGGAGGTGACCGACGAGGGCGAGCTGGAAATCGAGCGGAACGATGAAAAGCCCACGCTCGGTAGCAGGGAGGAGACGCCGCTCCAGCGCGCCCTCCAGCGGCTCCCCCCACTCAACATGACCGAGCGGCCAGCGACCGACCGGCTCTCTCGCGGGCTGAAGCTGCTCGTCGCCAGTCTCGCGGTGCTCGCGGTGTCGTATCTGACCGAAACCCTCCTCGTTTGA
- a CDS encoding oligopeptide/dipeptide ABC transporter, ATPase subunit (SMART: ATPase, AAA+ type, core~TIGRFAM: Oligopeptide/dipeptide ABC transporter, ATP-binding protein, C-terminal~KEGG: hvo:HVO_0058 putative dipeptides/oligopeptides ABC transporter ATP-binding protein~PFAM: ABC transporter-like; Oligopeptide/dipeptide ABC transporter, C-terminal) yields MSKCSASVIEVDAEEGEVLVSLQKLKTYYGEDSLLSGSPVKAVDGVSFDIHKGETLGLVGESGCGKTTLGRTLIQLEEATAGEVRFGDTDITELSGAKLKQWRRNSQMVFQDPESSLNDRMTVGEIVREPLDVHEWKTPEERRDRVRKLLDTVGLSEEHYYRYPHQFSGGQRQRVGIARALALEPEFVVLDEPVSALDVSVQAQILNLLTRLQDEFGLTYLFIAHDLSVVRHICDRVAVMYLGNVMELGPTERLFQDPQNPYTHALLSAIPEPDPRSERERITLHGSPPSPRDPPKGCPFSTRCPMKIRPEGYEEVDSELWVRIEMLREVLRERSNAERSLTEWTRELLGLHSRFSSIEEIYEELFSDVTLPAEIEQHVDEATRLVNEQGEQKAGSYLREEFGSICDTEHPEAHVVDETGGLSRCHRHTDEYDEPDRSQLITE; encoded by the coding sequence ATGAGTAAATGTTCGGCGTCGGTCATCGAGGTCGACGCGGAGGAGGGCGAGGTGCTCGTCTCCCTCCAGAAACTCAAGACGTACTACGGCGAGGACTCCCTACTCTCGGGGAGTCCCGTCAAGGCCGTCGACGGCGTGAGCTTCGATATCCACAAAGGCGAGACGCTGGGGCTGGTCGGAGAGTCCGGCTGCGGGAAGACCACGCTTGGTCGGACCCTAATCCAGCTCGAGGAGGCGACCGCCGGCGAGGTCCGGTTCGGCGACACGGACATCACCGAGCTCTCTGGTGCGAAGCTGAAGCAGTGGCGCCGCAACAGCCAGATGGTGTTCCAGGACCCCGAGTCCAGCCTCAACGACCGGATGACCGTCGGCGAGATCGTCCGCGAACCCCTGGACGTCCACGAGTGGAAGACCCCAGAGGAGCGACGCGACCGGGTCAGAAAGTTACTCGACACTGTGGGGCTCTCCGAGGAGCACTACTACCGCTACCCCCACCAGTTCTCCGGTGGGCAGCGCCAGCGTGTGGGCATCGCCCGCGCGCTCGCACTCGAACCCGAGTTCGTCGTGCTCGACGAACCGGTCTCGGCACTGGACGTAAGCGTCCAGGCCCAGATCCTGAACCTGCTGACCAGGCTCCAGGACGAGTTCGGCCTCACCTACCTCTTCATCGCACACGACCTCAGCGTCGTCCGGCACATCTGCGACCGAGTCGCGGTGATGTATCTGGGTAACGTGATGGAGCTGGGACCGACGGAGCGACTGTTCCAGGATCCTCAGAACCCCTACACCCACGCGCTGCTCTCGGCGATCCCCGAGCCGGATCCGCGCTCCGAGCGCGAGCGCATCACGCTGCACGGATCGCCACCGAGCCCACGCGACCCGCCGAAGGGCTGTCCGTTCTCCACGCGCTGCCCGATGAAGATCCGTCCCGAGGGCTATGAGGAGGTCGACAGCGAGCTCTGGGTCCGCATCGAGATGCTGCGCGAGGTGCTCCGCGAGCGCTCCAACGCCGAGCGGTCCCTCACCGAGTGGACCCGAGAACTGCTGGGACTGCACTCCCGGTTCAGCTCCATTGAGGAGATCTACGAAGAGCTGTTCAGCGACGTGACGCTGCCGGCGGAAATCGAGCAACACGTCGACGAAGCGACCCGGCTAGTCAACGAGCAGGGGGAACAAAAGGCCGGCAGCTACCTTCGGGAGGAGTTCGGCAGCATCTGTGACACCGAACACCCCGAGGCCCACGTCGTGGACGAGACCGGCGGTCTCAGTCGCTGCCACCGGCACACCGACGAGTACGACGAACCCGATCGGTCACAGCTCATCACCGAATGA
- a CDS encoding oligopeptide/dipeptide ABC transporter, ATPase subunit (SMART: ATPase, AAA+ type, core~TIGRFAM: Oligopeptide/dipeptide ABC transporter, ATP-binding protein, C-terminal~KEGG: hvo:HVO_0059 putative dipeptides/oligopeptides ABC transporter ATP-binding protein~PFAM: ABC transporter-like; Oligopeptide/dipeptide ABC transporter, C-terminal), with translation MSSDQPLLSVTELVTEFYTDKETVRAVDGVNFDIRTGETLGIVGESGSGKSVTARSIMGLVESPGKVLGESSIRFDGEELTEKSESEYQNVRGAKIAMVFQDPLTSLNPVYTVGNQLKETLRIHRGLKRKAATDKAVELLEDVGIPDAARRMKEYPHQFSGGMRQRGIIALALACNPELLICDEPTTALDVTIQAQILELLEEIQEERDLAIMFITHDMGVIAEVSDRVAVMYAGEIVENAPVIDLYDDPAHPYTNGLLDSIPGEEPGGGDLSTIEGEVPIPNGPATRCRFEPRCPKAFEECLQVPPQLLPLEENRDDHRAACLLYPDDMPREEAVQAHRDAADTGETDE, from the coding sequence ATGAGTTCCGACCAACCCCTGCTCTCAGTCACCGAACTCGTGACGGAGTTCTACACCGACAAGGAAACGGTGCGTGCGGTCGACGGCGTGAACTTCGACATCCGGACGGGCGAGACGCTCGGTATCGTTGGCGAGTCCGGGTCGGGCAAATCCGTCACCGCTCGCTCCATCATGGGGCTGGTAGAGTCCCCGGGGAAGGTGTTGGGGGAGAGCTCCATCCGGTTCGACGGCGAGGAACTCACCGAGAAATCCGAGTCGGAGTACCAGAACGTCCGGGGCGCCAAGATCGCGATGGTGTTCCAAGACCCGTTGACGAGCCTCAACCCCGTCTACACCGTGGGCAATCAGCTGAAGGAGACGCTCCGGATCCACCGTGGCCTTAAACGGAAGGCGGCGACGGACAAGGCCGTCGAGCTGCTGGAGGACGTGGGCATTCCCGACGCCGCACGACGGATGAAGGAGTATCCACATCAGTTCAGCGGTGGGATGCGCCAGCGCGGGATCATCGCACTGGCGCTGGCCTGCAATCCGGAGCTCCTCATCTGTGACGAGCCGACGACGGCGCTTGACGTCACTATCCAGGCTCAGATTCTCGAACTACTCGAGGAGATCCAGGAAGAACGGGATCTGGCCATCATGTTCATCACCCACGACATGGGCGTCATCGCAGAGGTGTCCGACCGCGTCGCCGTGATGTACGCCGGCGAAATCGTCGAGAACGCGCCGGTGATCGATCTCTACGACGACCCGGCACACCCCTATACGAACGGGCTCTTGGACAGCATCCCTGGCGAGGAGCCCGGTGGCGGCGACCTCTCGACCATCGAGGGCGAGGTCCCGATTCCCAACGGTCCTGCGACACGCTGCCGGTTCGAGCCACGCTGCCCGAAGGCGTTCGAGGAGTGTCTTCAGGTGCCCCCCCAGCTGCTGCCCCTCGAGGAGAACCGCGACGACCACAGAGCCGCTTGCCTACTTTATCCAGACGACATGCCACGAGAAGAGGCCGTACAGGCGCATCGAGACGCCGCGGACACGGGGGAGACAGATGAGTAA
- a CDS encoding ABC-type transporter, integral membrane subunit (PFAM: Binding-protein-dependent transport systems inner membrane component~KEGG: hmu:Hmuk_0114 binding-protein-dependent transport systems inner membrane component) — translation MSQEYGTVGEDLTLRERIERRPQPAVAWLGGLLVMVLLEFGALMGTVMTTVPWQSIGQTLPLTAPWAALAGIGDALADLPTLLSREVIPNQGYQLPGEGWQGTFLGLEPGVAWAFRVLLIYGYSFVLLAWTFYGYELFRRHYRAADWTPYDDMLSRLDGHRWGQFGFVIVFAFVVMAVFAPALGPTTVDRNIANPYENEIQYYDENAGEVMTTLVGNANLQSVSKGAGGRNVGPGEYDDFGRFHPFGTLPSGKDLFTFMVAGARVSLFIGLLYITLAAGLAIVLALLTAYYKGLADLAVVIAGDSVQALPQLLVLILLSFVLSDTWIADIYDGGLLLALIFAATGWPYLWRAVRGPALQVSTEEWIDAAKSFGQKPRVTMQKHMFPYVVGYLLIYASLSLGGAIIGVAGLSFLGLGVNPPTPEWGRAVSAGQPYVATASWHISLIPGIMVVLIVTAFNALGDGIRDAIDPQSQEGSTEATAGGTGA, via the coding sequence ATGTCTCAGGAATACGGAACCGTGGGCGAAGACCTCACCCTCCGCGAACGCATCGAGCGCCGGCCACAGCCGGCCGTGGCGTGGCTGGGCGGACTACTGGTCATGGTGCTGCTCGAGTTCGGTGCACTGATGGGCACGGTCATGACGACGGTCCCGTGGCAGAGCATCGGGCAGACGCTCCCCTTGACGGCGCCCTGGGCAGCGCTCGCGGGTATCGGCGACGCGCTCGCCGACCTCCCGACGCTGCTCTCGCGGGAGGTCATCCCCAATCAGGGGTACCAGCTCCCTGGCGAGGGCTGGCAAGGGACCTTCCTCGGGCTCGAGCCCGGGGTAGCGTGGGCCTTCCGCGTGCTGCTAATCTACGGCTACTCCTTCGTTCTGCTTGCCTGGACGTTCTACGGCTACGAACTGTTCCGGCGACATTACCGCGCCGCTGACTGGACACCGTACGACGACATGCTCAGTCGGCTGGACGGCCACCGGTGGGGCCAGTTCGGCTTCGTCATCGTCTTCGCCTTCGTCGTGATGGCGGTGTTCGCACCGGCACTGGGGCCGACCACCGTAGATCGCAACATTGCCAATCCCTACGAGAACGAGATCCAGTACTACGACGAGAACGCGGGCGAAGTGATGACGACGCTCGTCGGCAACGCGAACCTCCAGTCGGTTTCGAAGGGGGCGGGCGGCCGCAACGTCGGCCCGGGTGAGTACGACGACTTCGGCCGGTTCCATCCGTTCGGGACGTTACCCAGCGGGAAGGATTTGTTTACCTTCATGGTGGCCGGCGCTCGCGTCTCACTGTTCATCGGGCTGCTCTACATCACGCTCGCCGCCGGGTTGGCGATCGTCCTGGCGCTGCTGACGGCGTACTACAAGGGCTTGGCCGACCTCGCGGTCGTGATCGCGGGCGACTCCGTCCAGGCGTTGCCACAGCTCCTGGTGCTCATCTTGTTGTCGTTCGTGTTGAGCGATACGTGGATCGCGGATATCTACGACGGGGGGCTGTTGCTGGCATTGATCTTCGCCGCGACGGGCTGGCCGTATCTCTGGCGCGCCGTGCGTGGGCCCGCACTCCAGGTCTCGACCGAAGAGTGGATCGACGCCGCCAAGAGCTTCGGCCAGAAGCCGCGGGTGACGATGCAGAAACACATGTTCCCCTACGTGGTGGGCTACCTGCTCATCTACGCCTCGCTGAGTCTCGGCGGCGCCATCATCGGCGTCGCCGGTCTCTCGTTCCTCGGCCTCGGGGTCAACCCGCCGACGCCCGAGTGGGGGCGCGCGGTCAGCGCCGGACAGCCCTACGTGGCGACGGCGTCGTGGCACATCTCGCTCATCCCCGGGATCATGGTCGTGCTCATCGTGACGGCGTTCAACGCGCTGGGCGACGGCATCCGTGACGCAATCGACCCGCAGAGTCAGGAAGGGAGCACTGAAGCCACCGCTGGGGGGACAGGCGCATGA
- a CDS encoding ABC-type transporter, integral membrane subunit (PFAM: Binding-protein-dependent transport systems inner membrane component~KEGG: hvo:HVO_0061 putative dipeptides/oligopeptides ABC transporter permease): protein MTRWRYFLRRMVLSVPILIFGTTATFWIIRMGPIDPAAAIIGPDGDQQAYQRVRDQLGLDEPLWEQYIDFMIGMFTGDFGQSWVLNPDTPATVMLTQYAPRTIWLGFWSVLIALFIGIPLGFYAGLNSNSWSDYLASFGGIVWRAMPNFWLAVILVSLLSQSQQLFGFSWQNWIVRTNVVTSPPLDNLTDPESFLIALKTTIPAALVLGSSSMGNEMRIGRTAILETKNANYVEAAKARGIPGRSLVWKHIFRNAMVPLVPIITGEAFLLIGGSVLVETVFAINGLGFLFFQATINGDLPLVGTLMFIFILLIVGLNIVQDLMYTLIDPRVGYDGDA, encoded by the coding sequence ATGACGCGTTGGCGATACTTCCTGAGGCGCATGGTTCTCTCAGTCCCGATCCTGATCTTCGGCACGACGGCGACGTTCTGGATCATCAGGATGGGCCCCATCGACCCGGCCGCAGCGATCATCGGTCCCGACGGTGACCAGCAGGCCTACCAACGGGTCCGTGACCAGTTGGGGCTCGACGAACCGCTCTGGGAGCAGTATATCGACTTCATGATCGGGATGTTCACCGGCGACTTCGGTCAGTCGTGGGTACTCAACCCGGACACCCCCGCCACTGTGATGCTCACTCAGTACGCTCCCCGGACCATCTGGCTGGGGTTCTGGTCGGTGCTCATCGCGCTGTTCATCGGCATCCCGCTGGGGTTCTATGCCGGGCTGAACTCCAACTCTTGGAGCGACTATCTGGCCTCCTTCGGCGGGATCGTCTGGCGGGCAATGCCGAACTTCTGGCTCGCGGTTATCCTCGTCAGTCTGCTCTCCCAGTCCCAGCAGCTGTTCGGCTTCAGCTGGCAGAACTGGATCGTCCGGACGAACGTCGTCACCTCCCCCCCGCTCGACAACCTCACTGACCCTGAGAGCTTCCTGATCGCGCTCAAGACGACGATCCCGGCGGCGCTCGTGTTAGGCTCGTCGTCGATGGGGAACGAGATGCGTATCGGCCGGACGGCAATCCTGGAGACGAAGAACGCGAACTACGTCGAGGCAGCGAAGGCCCGGGGGATCCCCGGGCGGAGCCTCGTCTGGAAGCACATCTTCCGGAACGCGATGGTGCCGCTGGTGCCCATCATCACGGGCGAGGCGTTCCTGCTCATCGGCGGCTCCGTGCTCGTCGAAACGGTGTTCGCCATCAACGGGCTGGGGTTCCTGTTCTTCCAGGCCACCATCAACGGCGACCTGCCGCTGGTCGGCACACTGATGTTCATCTTCATCCTGCTCATCGTCGGTCTCAACATCGTTCAGGACCTCATGTACACGCTCATCGATCCGCGCGTCGGCTACGACGGTGATGCCTGA
- a CDS encoding ABC-type transporter, periplasmic subunit (PFAM: Bacterial extracellular solute-binding protein, family 5; Twin-arginine translocation pathway, signal sequence, subgroup~KEGG: hma:rrnAC3299 dipeptide ABC transporter dipeptide-binding), whose protein sequence is MSDNDTQNRRGFLKATGSAAAAIAVAGCSGGDSAEPSDSTETDPSGGGGDETDTEGDGGDGGDGPNELALINGTMDSMDPVQYTLANAGEVVGQMYDPPIYNPDGTLAVESLVATDWSVSDDGTVYTFQLKEGVQYHGDWGEVTAQDFVYSWERLAASENSRRTYVILDDLGVAKETMEDGEGNDVYEPGTMGVEAVDDYTLEVTLEEPYHDALGVISSDRFASIPEGILGDIEGYDGEVEHTEFAKSAPVGSGPFQFEMWESDQQAAVEAFDDYHGEGPMVNRVHWQIMEDSNAIYNYGMNRNVDAFVIPTSQYDRNLVSVENTDDLGRMTGTYGPVRNDETMLYNAVAGLAVNFIGFNCLNVIKPARVATAKILDHELIANSVYKGRDVPGYHMTPPNAFPGGVSGYNEHASEYPHGYETTQIDQARQIMEDAGYSSDDPYEFSFTITASATSEQLAGQMRDKLGAAHINMEVETAPFATMIDRRKQGQLDAFLSGWGMGRDDPASVLALLYPPNTDLRNSGSVIETNWVERGKGTGARTQAAEAWEVINNNPRDTEEDTQARADAYIQMEEAMWEDVPFICFGHDTYQRFTYDWADITPFGPTGGQRYNTVEINTDEKPS, encoded by the coding sequence ATGTCTGATAATGACACACAGAACCGAAGGGGATTCCTGAAAGCGACTGGTAGCGCGGCAGCGGCCATCGCGGTGGCCGGCTGTTCAGGTGGCGATAGCGCGGAACCGTCAGACAGTACGGAGACTGACCCCAGCGGCGGTGGCGGCGACGAGACCGACACCGAAGGGGACGGCGGCGACGGTGGCGACGGGCCGAACGAACTTGCCCTCATCAACGGGACCATGGACTCCATGGACCCCGTCCAGTACACGCTGGCCAATGCCGGTGAGGTGGTGGGTCAGATGTACGACCCACCCATCTACAACCCAGACGGCACTCTGGCCGTGGAGTCACTGGTCGCCACTGACTGGAGCGTCTCCGACGACGGGACGGTGTACACGTTCCAGCTGAAGGAGGGCGTCCAGTACCACGGTGACTGGGGCGAAGTGACCGCACAGGACTTCGTCTACTCGTGGGAGCGTCTGGCTGCGTCGGAGAACTCCCGCCGTACGTACGTGATTCTCGACGACCTCGGCGTCGCCAAAGAGACGATGGAGGACGGTGAGGGCAACGACGTGTACGAACCCGGAACGATGGGCGTCGAAGCCGTCGACGACTACACCCTTGAGGTGACCCTCGAGGAACCCTACCACGACGCGCTGGGAGTCATTTCCTCGGACCGGTTCGCGTCCATTCCCGAGGGAATCCTCGGCGACATCGAGGGCTACGACGGCGAGGTCGAACACACGGAGTTCGCTAAGTCCGCACCGGTCGGCAGCGGCCCCTTCCAGTTCGAGATGTGGGAGTCCGACCAGCAGGCAGCTGTGGAGGCATTCGACGACTACCACGGTGAGGGGCCGATGGTCAACCGAGTCCACTGGCAGATCATGGAAGACTCGAACGCCATCTACAACTACGGGATGAACAGGAACGTCGACGCCTTCGTCATCCCCACCTCCCAATACGACCGGAACCTCGTCAGTGTCGAGAACACCGACGACCTCGGGCGGATGACCGGCACGTACGGCCCGGTTCGGAACGACGAGACGATGCTGTACAACGCGGTCGCCGGACTTGCCGTCAACTTCATCGGGTTCAACTGTCTGAACGTTATCAAGCCGGCTCGCGTCGCGACGGCGAAGATCCTGGACCACGAACTCATCGCCAACAGCGTCTACAAGGGTCGTGACGTGCCGGGCTACCACATGACCCCGCCGAACGCGTTCCCCGGCGGCGTCAGCGGCTACAACGAGCACGCATCGGAGTACCCGCACGGCTACGAGACCACCCAGATCGACCAGGCCCGGCAGATCATGGAGGACGCCGGCTACAGCTCAGACGACCCCTACGAGTTCAGCTTCACCATCACGGCCTCCGCCACCTCCGAACAGCTGGCCGGCCAGATGCGTGACAAGCTCGGGGCCGCCCACATCAACATGGAGGTCGAGACTGCGCCCTTCGCCACTATGATCGACCGGCGCAAGCAGGGCCAACTAGACGCGTTCCTCAGCGGCTGGGGGATGGGCCGGGACGACCCCGCGAGCGTGCTCGCGCTGCTCTACCCCCCGAACACGGACCTACGGAACTCCGGGTCCGTCATCGAGACCAACTGGGTTGAGCGCGGGAAGGGCACCGGCGCTCGCACGCAGGCAGCGGAGGCGTGGGAGGTCATTAACAACAACCCGCGTGACACCGAGGAGGACACGCAGGCCCGCGCCGACGCGTACATCCAGATGGAGGAGGCGATGTGGGAGGACGTCCCGTTCATCTGTTTCGGTCACGACACCTACCAGCGGTTCACCTACGACTGGGCGGATATCACACCGTTCGGACCCACAGGCGGGCAGCGCTACAACACGGTCGAGATCAACACCGACGAGAAGCCCTCGTAG